Proteins from a single region of Hypomesus transpacificus isolate Combined female chromosome 9, fHypTra1, whole genome shotgun sequence:
- the LOC124471878 gene encoding CXADR-like membrane protein yields the protein MWFSVCLVNLFLLTGSEGCTLSGQENIPIDTTVSSGQSVLLPCSCIDLQTTPASFTWEVNKKPTSAWKPVTQSDLYRERMELFNETTPGNLSLLLSHLTEKDQGFYRCRIQSGQLRDIHLTVRACTLPGTRQDIVKSPGQSVHLLCSCTEPHTRPVSLKWEFSASGFGPWVPVTQSDLYRDRVEFNETTLLLSHLTKKDNGFYRCSMENGQFRDFHLSVQGENTGGASKYTPPPSDLLISIYVGLPLILIITGVAVCLYMKNKGRKTLMDEDSESKTGGERKEDDQSVNHTTTHNGSDTRMATPHTAKEDILTYSTIVHMEGGRRAAGSMMDQKGDTEYATVKMGTTS from the exons ATGTGGTTCTCTGTTTGTCTGGTCAACTTGTTCCTGCTAACGGGCAGTGAAG GCTGTACTCTGTCTGGGCAGGAGAACATCCCTATAGATACCACTGTGTCTTCAGGTCAATCTGTCCTCCTGCCCTGCTCCTGTATTGACCTTCAGACCACACCTGCAAGCTTCACATGGGAGGTCAATAAAAAACCCACTTCAGCTTGGAAACCAGTAACTCAGAGTGATctctacagagagagaatggagctGTTTAATGAGACCACACCTGggaacctctctctcctcctatcacACCTCACTGAGAAGGATCAGGGATTTTATAGGTGCAGAATCCAGAGTGGACAGCTCAGAGACATTCACCTCACTGTTCGTG CATGCACACTGCCCGGCACTCGACAGGACATTGTTAAATCACCGGGTCAGTCTGTCCACCTGCTCTGCTCCTGTACTGAACCTCACACCAGACCAGTCAGCCTCAAATGGGAGTTCAGTGCATCAGGCTTTGGACCCTGGGTGCCTGTAACTCAGAGTGATCTCTACAGAGACAGAGTGGAGTTTAATGAAaccacactcctcctctcacATCTCACTAAGAAGGATAATGGATTTTACAGGTGCAGTATGGAAAATGGACAGTTCAGAGACTTTCACCTAAGTGTTCAAG GTGAAAACACAGGAGGCGCATCCAAATAtactccacctccatcagatCTCCTCATTTCCATCTATGTGGGCCTTCCTTTAATACTTATTATCACTGgagtggctgtgtgtttgtacatgaaAAACAAAG GTAGGAAAACATTAATGGATGAAGATAGTGAGAGcaaaacaggaggagagagaaaagag GATGATCAATCTGTCAATCACACAACCACTCACAATGGCTCAGACACTAGGATGGCTACACCCCACACTGCAAAA GAGGACATTTTGACATATTCCACCATCGTCCACATGGAAGGTGGAAGGAGAGCAGCAGGGAGTATGATGGACCAGAAGGGAGACACAGAGTATGCCACTGTCAAGATGGGCACAACCTCCTAG
- the LOC124471797 gene encoding leucine-rich repeat neuronal protein 1-like: MALTCLPWPLLAWMCVVLNLPLVQAGECPRLCVCEIRPWFTPQSTYREATTVDCNDLRLTRIPTNLSADIQVLLLQSNSISHTTGELEVLYNLTELDLSQNNFSSVEAVGLTNMNQLTTLHLEENQISQLPDHCLQDLSNLQELYINHNQISSITPGAFSGLRSLLRLHLNSNKLRVIDSRWFEATPNLEILMIGENPVIGLLDMNFKPLGTLRSLVLAGMDLTDVPSNALVGLDSLESLSFYDNKLVRIPQLALQKVPNLKFLDLNKNPVHKIQEGDFRNMLRLKELGINNMVELVSFDRYALDNLPELTKLEATNNPKLSYIHRLAFRDVPSLESLMLNNNALNSIYQRTVEVLPNLREISLHSNPLRCDCVIQWMTSNRTTVRFMEPLAMLCDSPLEFRGQHVREVKLQDSPEQCLPLISHDTFPSHLSLELGMSVSLDCRAMAEPEPDIYWVSPLGTKITMDTVLDRYHLSSEGTLRLSHVQVEDSGRYTCVAQNSEGADTRVTTIRVNGTLLDSAEVMKMYVKQTESHSILVSWKVNSNVMTSNLKWASATMKIDNPHITYTARVPVDVHEYNLTHLQPATEYEVCLTVSNVHLQTHKSCVNVTTRSVTFALNVSDQRPSAALLAVMATMLAFLSLATVGIYIARRWKRKNYHHSLKKYMQKTSSIPLNELYPPLINLWEADSEKDKEGCVEGKPSPVDTTRSYYMW, from the coding sequence ATGGCGCTCACCTGTCTTCCATGGCCCCTGTTGGCTTGGATGTGTGTGGTACTGAATCTGCCCCTGGTGCAGGCTGGGGAATGCCCtcgactatgtgtgtgtgagatccgGCCCTGGTTTACTCCTCAGTCCACCTACAGGGAGGCCACCACCGTGGACTGTAATGATCTGAGGCTAACTCGCATCCCCACCAACCTGTCAGCGGACATCCAGGTTCTGCTGCTCCAGAGCAACTCCATTTCCCACACGACCGGTGAGCTGGAGGTCCTGTACAACCTGACGGAGCTGGACCTTTCCCAAAACAACTTCAGCAGTGTGGAGGCGGTGGGCCTGACCAACATGAACCAACTGACAACCCTGCACTTGGAGGAGAACCAGATCAGTCAGCTGCCAGACCACTGTCTGCAGGACCTGTCTAACCTGCAAGAGCTCTACATCAACCACAACCAAATCAGCTCCATCACTCCTGGGGCCTTCTCTGGCCTGCGCAGCCTTCTGCGCCTCCACCTCAACTCAAACAAGCTCCGGGTCATTGATAGCCGCTGGTTCGAGGCCACCCCCAACCTGGAGATCCTCATGATCGGAGAAAACCCAGTCATTGGTCTCCTGGACATGAATTTCAAACCTCTAGGGACTCTGCGGAGTCTGGTGCTGGCTGGTATGGATCTCACCGACGTTCCCAGTAATGCTCTAGTGGGTTTAGACAGCCTGGAGAGTTTATCCTTCTATGACAACAAGCTGGTCCGAATCCCTCAGCTGGCTCTGCAGAAGGTTCCCAATCTGAAATTCCTAGATCTAAACAAAAACCCTGTTCACAAGATCCAGGAGGGAGACTTCAGGAACATGCTGCGTCTGAAGGAGTTGGGCATCAACAACATGGTGGAGCTGGTATCCTTTGACCGTTACGCACTAGACAACCTACCTGAACTTACCAAGCTGGAGGCTACCAACAACCCCAAACTTTCCTACATCCACCGACTGGCCTTCAGGGACGTGCCCTCTCTAGAGAGCCTGATGCTTAACAACAATGCCCTCAATTCAATTTACCAGCGCACTGTGGAGGTTCTGCCCAATCTAAGGGAGATCAGCCTCCATAGCAACCCTTTGCGTTGCGACTGCGTCATACAGTGGATGACCTCCAACCGAACCACGGTGCGTTTCATGGAGCCCCTCGCCATGCTTTGTGATTCTCCACTCGAGTTTCGGGGCCAGCATGTCAGAGAGGTGAAGCTCCAGGACTCTCCAGAACAGTGTCTGCCCCTTATCTCCCATGACACCTTCCCCAGCCACCTGAGCCTGGAGCTGGGCATGAGTGTCAGCCTGGACTGCCGGGCTATGGCGGAGCCTGAACCCGATATCTACTGGGTCTCCCCTCTGGGGACCAAGATCACCATGGACACCGTGTTAGATCGCTACCACCTGAGCAGCGAGGGGACCCTGAGGCTGTCTCATGTACAGGTGGAGGATTCTGGCCGCTACACCTGCGTGGCCCAGAACTCAGAGGGAGCGGACACCCGCGTCACTACCATCCGTGTCAACGGAACCCTACTGGACAGTGCCGAGGTCATGAAAATGTACGTCAAGCAGACCGAGTCCCACTCCATCCTGGTCTCCTGGAAGGTCAACTCCAATGTCATGACTTCCAACCTAAAATGGGCCTCGGCAACGATGAAGATCGACAACCCCCACATCACGTACACTGCACGTGTCCCTGTGGACGTCCACGAATACAACCTCACACACCTGCAACCCGCCACCGAGTATGAGGTGTGTCTCACCGTCTCTAACGTCCACCTGCAGACCCACAAGTCATGCGTCAACGTGACAACCCGCAGTGTCACCTTTGCTCTGAATGTGTCTGACCAGCGTCCCAGCGCCGCTCTTCTGGCTGTCATGGCAACCATGCTGGCCTTCCTCAGCTTGGCTACGGTGGGCATCTACATTGCCCGCCGATGGAAGAGGAAGAACTACCACCATTCCTTGAAGAAGTACATGCAGAAGACATCCTCCATTCCCCTCAATGAGCTCTACCCACCTCTAATCAACCTGTGGGAGGCAGACAGTGAGAAGGACAaggagggctgtgtggagggcAAACCTTCTCCTGTGGACACCACTCGTAGCTACTACATGTGGTGA
- the si:dkey-28n18.9 gene encoding sorting nexin-5, which translates to MMEEANEARSSGLSVSTHSIRVTEAVRDGDTLTFIVISQKLSGTGEYHVDRTYDDFEWLQQSLFCPEGVPGIQGVIFPPLPTKPQVNAPAKVLKQLGFLAMGKDWQIYCMALETYLQQVAVHTTLNKNPNLEVFLTSSEPPGRQRVRKGIFNRLSHAMEGIRKESHKDVDEFFQTERDNNLTLTGCSKSAMEKFLDVVMTEQKISVACGHFSASLHLCVEHQDDSLALAFSKMCVKLSEVIDSMKKNLDNVAENNMSTLGLGLDLDSRYQEAEKEMLFRRTCKLVELETASRNAEKAKPVKKATMEEVKNTVEKEFDNISGVAKQEIGRFQAARVMMLRQALTLWCEKQLHTARESSTLYSQHLQAFRDMEE; encoded by the exons ATGATG GAAGAGGCTAATGAGGCGAGGTCATCTGGGTTAAGTGTGAGCACCCACAGCATCAGGGTCACCGAGGCAGTGAGAGATGGGGACACGCTCACCTTCATTGTCATATCCcagaag TTGTCTGGTACTGGGGAGTACCATGTGGACAGGACATATGACGACTTTGAGTGGCTGCAGCAGAGCCTGTTCTGTCCAGAGGGTGTTCCTGGAATACAGGGAGTTATT tttcctcctcttccaacAAAGCCACAGGTGAATGCACCAGCCAAAGTACTGAAACAACTTG GTTTCCTTGCCATGGGGAAGGATTGGCAGATATACTGCATGGCACTAGAGACCTACCTCCAGCAGGTGGCAGTCCACACTACTCTCAACAAGAACCCGAACCTGGAGGTCTTCCTCACCAGCTCAGAG CCTCCAGGCCGTcagagggtgaggaaggggatTTTCAACCGTCTCAGCCATGCCATGGAGGGAATAAGGAAAGAAAGCCACAAG gATGTGGATGAGTTTTTTCAGACTGAGCGTGATAACAACCTCACCCTCACTGGCTGCTCCAAGTCTGCAATGGAG AAGTTCCTTGATGTGGTGATGACTGAACAAA AAATCTCTGTAGCCTGTGGACACTTCTCTGCCTCACTGCATCTTTGTGTAGAACATCAGGATGACTCCTTGGCCCTGGCCTTCTCAAA GATGTGTGTTAAACTGTCTGAGGTCATTGATTCAATGAAG AAAAACCTGGACAATGTAGCTGAGAACAACATGAGcaccctgggtctgggtctggaccTGGATTCTCGCTACCAGGAGGCTGAGAAG gAGATGCTATTCAGGAGGACCTGTAAACTGGTGGAGTTGGAGACAGCCAGCCGGAATGCAGAAAAAGCCAAACCTGTAAAGAAAGCCACT atggaggaggtgaagaacaCAGTTGAGAAGGAGTTTGATAACATATCTGGTGTAGCCAAACAGGAG ATTGGCCGCTTCCAGGCCGCTCGTGTGATGATGTTGCGCCAAGCTCTGACCTTGTGGTGTGAGAAACAGCTTCATACAGCCAGGGAAAGCTCCACCCTCTACAGCCAGCACCTGCAGGCTTTCAGAGACATGGAGGAGTGA